A single genomic interval of Halomonas sp. GT harbors:
- a CDS encoding UTRA domain-containing protein, whose amino-acid sequence MPDAYYLQLTEQLRYLITQHATQWEGKLPAERALAERFCTTRVTLRQALAQLEGEGLIHRSNRRGWFISPARLVYDPTRDAGFNDYVRAQGRQPRTAVLKLETRSHLAAARALQLPDDQPFHHIRRRRYVDDRAVLVESLWVVPERAPELLDIYSGQSLWGLLRGRWGHHLANRSIRMVSEALSPLDAEELLVAPGAAGLNICRAIFDGQQRPIEYDEEHWLHDSLCIRVELSGQQ is encoded by the coding sequence ATGCCTGATGCTTACTATTTACAGTTAACTGAACAGCTTCGTTATTTAATCACTCAGCATGCCACGCAGTGGGAAGGCAAGTTACCCGCGGAGCGAGCGTTAGCAGAGCGCTTCTGTACGACCCGCGTTACGTTGCGCCAAGCCTTGGCGCAACTGGAGGGGGAGGGGCTTATTCACCGCAGTAATCGGCGTGGTTGGTTTATTTCACCGGCTAGGCTGGTGTATGACCCCACCCGGGACGCAGGTTTTAACGACTATGTGCGCGCTCAGGGGCGGCAACCACGCACGGCGGTTCTTAAGCTGGAAACTCGCTCACATCTGGCGGCTGCCCGTGCCCTGCAGCTGCCTGATGACCAGCCGTTTCACCACATTCGCCGTCGCCGTTACGTAGATGATCGCGCTGTGCTGGTGGAATCGCTTTGGGTGGTGCCAGAGCGTGCGCCAGAGCTGCTAGACATCTACAGCGGACAATCACTCTGGGGGTTGTTAAGAGGGCGGTGGGGGCATCATTTGGCCAATCGCTCGATACGCATGGTGTCCGAAGCGCTGTCGCCATTAGATGCAGAAGAATTACTCGTTGCCCCAGGTGCAGCAGGGTTAAACATTTGCCGCGCCATTTTTGATGGTCAACAACGTCCCATCGAATATGACGAAGAGCACTGGTTGCACGATTCGTTATGCATCCGTGTTGAGCTATCGGGCCAGCAGTAA
- a CDS encoding HAD family hydrolase, giving the protein MRLALFDLDDTLLDGDCSDRWNLWMIEQGWISDPEIFIARAEQMQQAYHAGKLKLEEYLAMTLAPLRGRRVVDVQKEVDRFVATHLQPRIFDQAWRCLEAHRQSGDILVLISASSHHLVAPIATMLGIEHVLAVELSVEQAGSGASYTGHSRGVLSYRGGKVVRFQQWLTEQKIIPSHTTFYSDSRNDIPLLQYVDCPVAVNPDPVLAEVASVEGWRRLDWRMAASSDASLANDLSGKSAHA; this is encoded by the coding sequence ATGCGCCTCGCTCTGTTTGACCTTGATGACACCCTCCTGGACGGAGACTGCAGCGACCGCTGGAATTTATGGATGATCGAGCAGGGTTGGATCAGTGACCCCGAAATATTTATAGCCCGTGCCGAGCAGATGCAGCAGGCTTATCACGCCGGTAAGTTAAAGCTAGAGGAGTACTTGGCAATGACCTTGGCGCCGCTGCGGGGCCGCCGGGTGGTGGATGTACAAAAAGAAGTTGATCGCTTTGTCGCTACCCATTTGCAGCCCCGTATTTTTGATCAAGCCTGGCGCTGCTTGGAAGCACACCGTCAGTCAGGCGATATCCTAGTCCTCATTTCTGCATCATCGCATCACTTGGTCGCGCCGATTGCAACGATGCTAGGGATTGAGCATGTGTTGGCGGTAGAGCTAAGTGTCGAACAAGCGGGAAGTGGGGCAAGCTACACTGGCCATAGCAGAGGCGTGCTCTCTTACCGAGGGGGTAAAGTAGTGCGTTTTCAGCAGTGGCTAACTGAGCAAAAAATCATCCCCAGTCATACCACGTTCTACTCAGATTCCCGCAACGATATCCCGCTGCTTCAGTATGTTGACTGCCCGGTGGCGGTTAACCCTGACCCCGTGCTGGCGGAGGTCGCTAGTGTAGAAGGATGGCGGCGCTTAGACTGGCGGATGGCAGCGTCCTCAGACGCTTCATTGGCCAACGATCTATCAGGAAAATCGGCGCATGCCTGA
- a CDS encoding bifunctional diguanylate cyclase/phosphodiesterase codes for MHTRNEASEIFRQLAEGLGRSGRPDFYTTLVEQLAHLLGIDHALIAVVTEPHMATTLAVWSNNCHQDNIAYSLTGTPCETVLGREPCLYACDVQARFPKDELLGQLGAESYMGLPLFSSDGSAIGILAVLSNKPMQLDGLENEILRIVAAQAGAELGRCQAEQALRQSEELARESERRLNTLLNHLPGMAYRCLNDQHWTMQLVSQGAEALTGYHPDELQDNRLISFASLIHEADQDRLHLAAQQAIQQRQPYRVVYRLRHRDGSYRWMWEQGQAVIDDDGQVAYLEGFISDVTDQHESQRVQDAVVQVASTVTSRVGDDYFHQLIVTLATLLEADAGFIALLDQPVPQRLGTSNKKNALLPATAAHTVSLVANGQLIDNQTFMLQGTPAERVVFEGESVVQNGHAFTLPGTSFSTQAWIGRRLDNAKGDAIGVMMVFYQTPLTTNAFATSVLKILSTGAAGELERRRDHRYMQRLAYTDNTTGLPNRARFIELLASMGKEASSRDDSLSLLLLDIRRFKEVNDLHGHEVGDQLLATVAERLRKTSLSKSAVARLSGDEFTILLPSIEDVCLQEVVFQLCEIIKRPIQLGHRIFNLDVSIGIASYPSDVSEAGELFNAASIALHHAKRRDNSVCPYTQAMRQTLERRQWMTERLHQAITERRLQLYFQPQFSLTSKTLTGAEALCRWFDSEWGWVSPGEFIALAEERGLIRMLGDWVLEEAARQLSVWQASNTPLPGRLSINISAQQFADPQLTAHVAKLTACVPPGTIALELTESDFMRDPDQAVTITQAMRQAGYALFIDDFGTGYSSLSYLRRFAADALKIDISFVRDMLDNHHDRAIVQTIIAMADTLDMKTLAEGVESPAQADLLAKMGCSEAQGYWFGRPLPADEFASMWLTP; via the coding sequence ATGCACACCAGAAACGAAGCGTCGGAGATTTTCCGTCAGTTGGCGGAAGGTTTAGGACGCAGCGGAAGACCCGACTTTTATACGACGCTTGTTGAGCAACTTGCCCATCTGCTTGGGATTGATCATGCGTTGATCGCTGTGGTCACCGAGCCTCATATGGCCACAACGTTGGCCGTTTGGTCAAATAATTGTCATCAGGATAATATTGCTTACTCTCTCACTGGAACGCCTTGTGAAACCGTTTTAGGTAGAGAGCCTTGCTTGTATGCCTGCGATGTTCAGGCGCGCTTTCCTAAAGACGAGCTGCTCGGCCAACTGGGTGCAGAGAGTTACATGGGGTTGCCTCTGTTTTCATCCGATGGTTCGGCCATTGGCATCTTAGCGGTGTTAAGCAATAAACCGATGCAGCTCGATGGACTTGAAAACGAAATCTTGCGCATTGTGGCCGCTCAAGCGGGGGCAGAGCTAGGCCGCTGCCAAGCCGAACAAGCGCTTCGTCAAAGTGAAGAACTGGCTCGAGAGAGTGAGCGGCGTTTAAACACGTTGCTTAATCACCTTCCTGGCATGGCCTACCGTTGCCTGAATGATCAACACTGGACGATGCAGCTGGTCAGCCAAGGGGCTGAAGCGCTCACGGGCTATCATCCAGACGAATTACAAGATAATCGACTCATAAGCTTTGCCTCTCTCATACACGAAGCCGATCAAGACCGCCTTCATCTAGCAGCACAGCAGGCAATTCAACAGCGTCAGCCATATCGCGTGGTGTACCGATTACGCCACCGGGACGGCAGCTACCGTTGGATGTGGGAGCAAGGGCAAGCTGTTATCGATGATGATGGTCAGGTGGCCTATCTTGAGGGCTTTATCTCAGATGTGACTGATCAGCACGAATCACAACGCGTACAAGATGCGGTGGTACAAGTCGCCTCGACAGTTACCTCACGTGTAGGAGACGATTATTTTCACCAGTTGATCGTCACGTTAGCCACGTTATTAGAAGCAGATGCCGGGTTTATCGCGTTACTGGATCAGCCCGTTCCACAGCGTTTGGGAACATCTAATAAGAAAAACGCGCTGCTACCCGCCACAGCAGCTCATACCGTTAGTTTAGTTGCGAACGGTCAGTTAATAGATAACCAAACGTTTATGCTGCAGGGAACGCCTGCTGAACGAGTCGTGTTTGAAGGCGAGAGCGTTGTGCAAAATGGCCATGCATTTACGCTGCCAGGAACCTCGTTCAGCACCCAGGCGTGGATAGGCCGCCGCTTGGATAATGCTAAGGGCGATGCCATTGGCGTGATGATGGTGTTTTACCAAACACCACTGACGACCAATGCGTTTGCTACTTCCGTGCTGAAAATTCTCTCTACTGGCGCTGCCGGTGAGCTTGAACGTCGCCGTGATCATCGTTACATGCAACGTCTTGCTTACACAGACAACACAACAGGATTGCCTAATCGTGCGCGCTTTATTGAGCTGTTGGCCAGTATGGGAAAAGAGGCATCTAGTCGGGATGACTCACTTTCACTTCTACTGCTGGATATTCGGCGCTTTAAAGAGGTAAATGATTTACATGGTCACGAGGTAGGAGATCAGTTACTCGCAACCGTAGCTGAGCGCTTGCGGAAAACTAGTCTATCTAAAAGCGCTGTCGCACGACTTTCCGGTGATGAATTTACAATACTGTTGCCCAGCATTGAGGATGTTTGCCTTCAAGAGGTGGTGTTTCAATTATGCGAAATTATCAAACGGCCCATCCAGCTGGGGCATCGTATTTTTAATCTCGATGTCAGTATCGGGATTGCTAGCTATCCAAGCGATGTATCGGAGGCTGGTGAGCTGTTTAACGCGGCCAGTATCGCACTCCATCACGCAAAACGCCGTGATAACAGCGTATGCCCCTATACACAAGCGATGCGTCAGACGCTGGAGCGTCGGCAATGGATGACCGAGCGCCTGCATCAAGCCATTACTGAGCGGCGCTTACAGCTTTATTTTCAACCGCAGTTCAGTCTTACGAGCAAAACATTGACGGGTGCTGAGGCGCTGTGCCGCTGGTTTGACTCTGAGTGGGGCTGGGTAAGCCCTGGCGAGTTTATTGCTTTGGCGGAAGAGCGTGGCTTGATCCGTATGCTGGGAGACTGGGTGCTAGAAGAAGCGGCACGTCAGTTAAGTGTTTGGCAGGCCAGCAATACGCCACTGCCAGGTAGGCTCTCAATCAATATTTCAGCTCAACAATTTGCCGACCCTCAGCTAACCGCGCATGTGGCTAAGCTAACCGCCTGTGTACCTCCGGGCACCATTGCGCTTGAACTCACTGAAAGTGATTTTATGCGTGATCCCGATCAGGCGGTCACAATTACCCAGGCTATGCGTCAGGCTGGTTACGCGCTGTTTATTGATGACTTTGGTACGGGTTACTCATCGCTCTCGTATTTACGGCGCTTTGCTGCGGACGCGTTAAAAATAGACATTTCGTTTGTGCGAGACATGCTTGATAACCACCATGATCGGGCGATTGTGCAAACCATTATCGCCATGGCTGACACGCTTGATATGAAAACCCTTGCAGAAGGAGTTGAAAGCCCTGCCCAGGCCGATTTGCTTGCAAAAATGGGTTGCAGCGAAGCTCAGGGATACTGGTTTGGCCGCCCGCTACCCGCCGATGAGTTTGCCTCAATGTGGTTAACCCCTTAA
- a CDS encoding GGDEF domain-containing protein: protein MTSLSAVDETLYASLTNELPSFLSNTLLQTANLPSLPTVAMQVLEVARSPQALLSDYARVIERDPGLTARLIAAANSVHYLRSAHPAQTSLEATQRLGLDATLATALSFTLFPWPPAEDVALQTWRRAIIAAVVASKLAHQLCPAQVGSAFTLALLQDIGILAILTTYPDEAETLYAERQMSHAQLVNAERARFGSDHTLIGAWLAAKWGLPSPIVHAIYQSHDGFFTDDMATLCLRLSGPIADAWLSPEPSTTLAMLLRQLAVTETLPTNIIEALFHQLPEQIDLLTDILDLTAPAPVDSQTLLADAQQLLYQHALTLTARLDAQQQQLDTLQLYNSALEERSRIDPLTQLANRAWLEQQLQERFALCNEQGRTMSVVFIDLDHFKVLNDRYGHQAGDLILERFGKTLASLTRSGDLAGRYGGEEFLIILPDETAHTARQLAERIALYLNEQPMLKIDQEALYVTASMGIACLSDGNFSNERELIDAADQSMYIIKRSGRRGISVHGQD, encoded by the coding sequence ATGACGAGCCTTTCAGCCGTAGACGAAACACTTTATGCCTCGCTTACTAATGAGCTTCCCAGTTTTCTTAGTAATACGTTATTACAGACGGCTAACCTGCCTTCGCTACCTACTGTCGCCATGCAAGTGCTTGAAGTGGCGCGTTCCCCCCAGGCTCTTCTCAGTGACTATGCTCGCGTAATTGAACGCGATCCAGGGTTAACAGCCCGCCTTATTGCTGCCGCCAATAGCGTGCACTATCTTCGTTCAGCCCACCCTGCACAAACGAGCTTAGAAGCAACCCAGCGACTGGGGCTGGACGCAACGCTCGCCACCGCCTTGAGCTTCACGCTGTTTCCCTGGCCTCCCGCAGAGGATGTCGCTCTACAAACATGGCGACGCGCCATTATTGCCGCCGTGGTAGCAAGCAAGCTGGCTCACCAACTCTGTCCCGCACAAGTTGGCAGCGCATTCACGCTTGCCCTACTACAAGATATTGGCATTTTGGCAATTCTCACCACCTACCCAGACGAGGCTGAAACGCTATACGCTGAACGCCAAATGTCTCACGCACAGTTGGTCAACGCTGAACGTGCCCGCTTTGGCAGTGACCATACACTGATTGGCGCTTGGTTAGCCGCCAAATGGGGGCTACCGTCACCAATCGTGCATGCTATTTACCAAAGCCATGATGGCTTTTTCACAGATGACATGGCGACACTCTGCCTGCGTTTATCCGGTCCAATCGCCGATGCTTGGCTCAGCCCTGAACCAAGCACCACGTTAGCAATGTTGCTTAGGCAATTAGCCGTCACAGAAACACTACCTACGAATATCATTGAAGCACTTTTCCATCAGTTGCCTGAACAAATCGATTTACTGACAGATATTCTGGATCTCACCGCACCAGCGCCTGTGGATAGTCAAACACTGCTGGCGGACGCACAGCAGTTGCTCTATCAACATGCTTTAACGCTTACAGCACGATTAGATGCCCAGCAACAGCAGTTGGATACACTACAGCTGTATAATTCTGCATTAGAAGAACGCAGCCGTATTGACCCACTAACTCAATTGGCTAACCGTGCGTGGTTAGAGCAGCAACTCCAGGAACGTTTTGCACTTTGCAATGAACAAGGCCGCACGATGTCAGTGGTGTTTATCGATTTAGATCACTTCAAAGTGCTTAACGACCGATATGGCCATCAAGCAGGCGACTTAATTCTGGAACGTTTTGGTAAAACGCTAGCGTCATTAACTCGCTCAGGCGATTTAGCAGGTCGCTATGGCGGTGAAGAGTTTTTAATTATCTTGCCCGATGAGACGGCTCACACCGCGAGACAGTTAGCCGAACGCATTGCACTGTATTTAAATGAGCAACCTATGCTGAAAATCGACCAAGAAGCCCTATATGTAACCGCTTCTATGGGCATTGCGTGTTTAAGCGATGGTAATTTCAGCAATGAACGAGAACTGATAGATGCCGCCGACCAGAGCATGTACATCATCAAGCGCTCTGGCCGCCGGGGCATCTCCGTACATGGCCAAGATTGA